A window from Candidatus Omnitrophota bacterium encodes these proteins:
- the murA gene encoding UDP-N-acetylglucosamine 1-carboxyvinyltransferase yields MDKLVIEGGRRLEGAVTISGAKNACLPILAAALLSDEKSVIHNIPALRDMSTMLKILKNFGVRVQQDGSTVMVEPHGYKKYAAPYELVSTMRASVCVLGPLLAKQRRAEVSFPGGCVIGPRPIDLHIKGLRALGADIKVERGYIIADGKRLRGGNVYLGGHFGSSVLATANTMMAATLARGETVIENAACEPEVVDLTNFLVNMGAKIKGVGTHTLIIEGVKKLHGAEHHVISDRIETGTYILAAAITKGDITLKGASADHMVALIDKLTEAGLEIKKTASGLRVRYTKRLKPMDITTLPYPGFPTDMQAQFMSLMTVTDGISVITEKIYPERFIHISELSRMGAEILLEGASAIVKGVKNLSGAPVMASDLRASAALVLAGLVAKGRTDVHRIYHLDRGYENIEAKLRSLGAKVWREKEK; encoded by the coding sequence ATGGATAAGCTCGTAATCGAAGGCGGCAGGCGTCTGGAAGGAGCCGTAACAATAAGCGGCGCCAAAAACGCGTGCCTGCCGATACTCGCGGCGGCGTTACTCTCCGACGAGAAATCGGTCATACACAATATACCGGCCCTGCGGGATATGTCGACGATGCTGAAGATACTGAAGAACTTCGGCGTCAGGGTTCAGCAGGATGGTTCGACGGTTATGGTGGAGCCGCACGGTTACAAAAAGTACGCGGCGCCTTATGAGCTCGTCAGCACGATGCGCGCCTCAGTCTGTGTGTTGGGGCCGCTTCTGGCCAAACAGAGAAGGGCGGAGGTTTCATTTCCCGGCGGGTGCGTTATAGGCCCGAGGCCGATTGACCTGCACATTAAGGGTTTGAGGGCGCTGGGCGCGGATATAAAAGTCGAACGCGGTTACATAATCGCCGACGGCAAGCGTCTTCGGGGCGGCAACGTTTATTTGGGCGGGCATTTCGGCTCGAGCGTGCTGGCCACCGCTAACACGATGATGGCGGCCACGCTCGCCAGGGGCGAGACGGTGATAGAGAATGCCGCCTGCGAGCCGGAGGTCGTAGACCTTACCAATTTTCTCGTTAATATGGGCGCTAAGATAAAAGGCGTGGGAACGCATACGCTCATTATCGAAGGCGTAAAGAAACTGCACGGCGCGGAGCATCATGTTATTTCCGACAGGATCGAGACCGGCACTTACATATTGGCCGCGGCGATAACAAAGGGCGATATTACACTGAAGGGCGCTTCAGCCGATCATATGGTCGCTTTGATAGATAAACTTACCGAAGCGGGGCTTGAAATAAAAAAGACTGCTTCCGGATTGCGGGTACGTTACACCAAAAGATTGAAGCCGATGGATATAACGACACTGCCGTATCCGGGTTTTCCGACGGACATGCAGGCGCAGTTCATGAGTTTGATGACGGTGACCGACGGAATAAGCGTCATAACCGAGAAGATATATCCCGAGAGATTTATTCATATAAGCGAATTGAGCAGGATGGGCGCCGAGATATTGTTGGAAGGTGCCAGCGCTATAGTGAAAGGCGTAAAAAATTTGAGCGGCGCTCCTGTCATGGCATCGGATCTCAGGGCGTCGGCCGCGTTGGTTTTGGCAGGACTTGTGGCCAAGGGCAGGACGGATGTTCACAGGATATACCACCTCGATAGAGGATACGAAAATATAGAAGCGAAGCTCCGCTCCCTCGGGGCGAAGGTGTGGAGAGAGAAAGAAAAGTAG
- the rpsP gene encoding 30S ribosomal protein S16 encodes MPAVIRLTRTGALKKPVHRIVVIEKTRARDGKPIEYLGYYDPKTNPATVKVKKERAEYWLGVGALPSPAVRTLLKKQGIKV; translated from the coding sequence ATGCCAGCAGTAATAAGATTGACGAGGACAGGGGCACTTAAAAAGCCGGTCCACCGGATAGTGGTGATAGAAAAAACGAGGGCAAGGGACGGAAAGCCCATAGAGTATCTTGGTTACTATGATCCGAAGACTAATCCCGCTACGGTAAAGGTTAAAAAAGAGAGAGCGGAATATTGGCTTGGAGTAGGCGCGCTTCCATCACCGGCAGTGAGGACGCTTCTGAAGAAACAGGGTATAAAAGTATAA
- the trmD gene encoding tRNA (guanosine(37)-N1)-methyltransferase TrmD encodes MLIDILTLFPKMFENVLGESILHRAQKKGLAGIRVWDLRDWTSDAHRSADDKPFGGGPGMVMKIEPVWRALEELKKSPEGKARAAKIVLLTPQGKRFDQKTAKRFAKEKRLILICGHYEGVDERIRQMADEEVSIGDYVLTCGEIPAMALMDAVVRLIPGVLGDDESIVSESFERGLLEYPQYTRPAEFKGKKVPQVLLSGDHKKIEEWRMAEALKRTKERRPDLLIGVKSKHGKAD; translated from the coding sequence ATGTTAATCGATATCCTGACGCTATTCCCGAAAATGTTCGAGAACGTGCTCGGCGAATCGATATTGCACCGCGCGCAGAAGAAGGGTCTTGCCGGGATAAGGGTGTGGGATTTACGTGATTGGACGTCGGATGCCCATCGCAGTGCGGACGATAAACCGTTCGGCGGCGGGCCCGGAATGGTGATGAAGATAGAGCCGGTCTGGCGCGCGCTCGAGGAATTGAAAAAAAGCCCGGAAGGCAAAGCTCGCGCGGCAAAGATAGTGCTTTTGACGCCGCAAGGTAAACGGTTCGACCAGAAGACCGCGAAACGTTTTGCGAAAGAAAAACGGCTTATCCTGATATGCGGCCACTACGAAGGCGTAGATGAGCGGATAAGGCAGATGGCCGACGAAGAAGTATCGATCGGCGATTATGTCCTGACGTGCGGTGAGATACCCGCGATGGCGCTTATGGATGCGGTAGTCCGGCTGATACCGGGCGTTTTGGGTGACGATGAATCGATAGTGTCGGAATCTTTTGAAAGAGGGCTTTTGGAATATCCGCAATATACGAGGCCCGCGGAATTTAAAGGAAAGAAGGTCCCGCAGGTACTCTTAAGCGGCGACCATAAAAAGATAGAAGAGTGGCGAATGGCTGAGGCGCTGAAGAGAACAAAAGAGCGCCGGCCGGATTTGTTGATTGGTGTAAAAAGTAAACATGGAAAGGCGGACTAA
- the rplS gene encoding 50S ribosomal protein L19, whose product MDNNMIKLVEAKFLKKEISQFSIGDTVDVQMKIVEEGKARIQTFEGIVIARAGSGLTETFTVRKMSYGEGVEMVFPIHSPSIDKIKIVKKGDVNRAKLYYLKRKVGKDTKVDEKITHIAEQPPAPQDRKAAE is encoded by the coding sequence ATGGATAACAATATGATCAAACTCGTTGAGGCGAAATTCCTGAAGAAGGAGATCTCACAGTTCAGTATTGGCGATACGGTTGACGTTCAGATGAAGATCGTTGAAGAAGGAAAAGCGCGTATCCAGACATTTGAGGGCATAGTCATAGCGCGCGCCGGTTCAGGGCTTACCGAAACATTCACTGTGCGCAAGATGTCGTACGGCGAAGGCGTTGAAATGGTATTCCCCATACATTCTCCCTCGATCGACAAGATCAAGATCGTGAAGAAGGGCGATGTGAATAGGGCTAAACTCTATTACCTGAAGCGAAAAGTAGGGAAAGATACGAAAGTCGATGAGAAGATCACGCACATCGCCGAACAACCGCCGGCTCCTCAAGATCGAAAGGCGGCTGAGTAA
- a CDS encoding ribonuclease HII gives MRRSRTSPNNRRLLKIERRLSNSGCLTIAGVDEAGRGPLAGPVIAGAVILKSLDFTCTIDDSKKLSQKKREKAYDEIFKKAFVGVGIVDEKAIDELNIYRATLRAMEIAIANLDIPPDHIIVDGKMKLTAKCPVLCVVRGDSKSMSVAAASIVAKVTRDRIMVDYHKEYPQYGFARHKGYGTRLHKEALSRFGPSPIHRYSYQPVKEAAISVKKPLI, from the coding sequence ATGAGAAGATCACGCACATCGCCGAACAACCGCCGGCTCCTCAAGATCGAAAGGCGGCTGAGTAATTCGGGTTGTCTGACAATAGCCGGTGTAGACGAAGCGGGCCGCGGCCCGCTCGCCGGGCCTGTTATTGCCGGCGCTGTCATACTGAAAAGCCTCGATTTTACCTGCACGATAGACGATTCGAAAAAATTATCGCAAAAAAAACGTGAAAAGGCCTACGATGAGATATTCAAAAAGGCCTTTGTCGGCGTCGGCATCGTAGATGAAAAAGCGATCGACGAATTGAACATATATCGCGCGACTTTACGCGCGATGGAGATCGCCATTGCAAACCTCGATATCCCGCCCGATCACATCATAGTGGACGGTAAAATGAAACTTACCGCGAAGTGTCCGGTTCTATGCGTTGTTCGGGGCGATTCGAAGTCGATGTCCGTGGCCGCCGCATCCATAGTGGCCAAGGTTACGCGCGACCGGATCATGGTCGATTACCACAAAGAGTACCCTCAGTACGGTTTTGCCCGTCATAAAGGTTATGGCACGCGCCTGCATAAAGAGGCCCTAAGCCGCTTTGGGCCGTCCCCGATACATCGATACAGCTACCAACCTGTCAAAGAAGCCGCCATTTCAGTCAAAAAACCCTTGATATAA